The genomic stretch GTTTACCAGATAAGGTGCGGAAAGGATGCCGAGCTCCTTCATGAAGGGCGCAAGACGCCCCGCGTCGACGAGGACGGCAATAGGCGCACCGTTGCGGATCTGCTCGAGGACGTCATTGTCTTCGCCCAGTTGCGAGCTTGGGAAGATGGTGACATCAACGCGGCCATCAGTCCTCTCCTCGATCTTCTTCTCCGCGCCTTGCATGGCGATGACCAGAGGATCTGTTACCGGCTGTGAGGTCGAAAGGCTCAGCTGGAACTCCTGTGCCATTGCACCTCCCGCCAGCATCGCCAGCGCTCCAGCCAATGCGGTTGATCTTACGAGTCGGTTCATCATGAGGTTTCCTCCCTTGGTGATGATGAAATCATTGCGAATGATTGCGCTGCAAGTTCCAGAGTCCAGCGCGGACTCCTTCTGTTACAAACAGAAGAACGTGATAGATCAGGCGGCTCAGCGCATTTGATGAGAGAACCGCGCCGGAACCGTCCAACTGGTTAACCCAAGTGATCTTCTCAGCCGCGAAGAAGCGGGAAAAAATCAGGCGCTCCATATCCTGTGCGCGTTCGCCGGCGCCTGGCTGACCTTGCATATGCCGCATGCAGGCAAGCTTCCCCAGTTCAGTCAGCGGCCACAAAAGATGGCTGGTCTCCGTTGGCCTTCCTTCAGCGTCCAACGCATTATAGGGCGCACCCTGCATAGGTCCCCGATCGCTACGGATGCCAGAACGGTCAGCGAAGGCCGACATCCTGGCAGCATGCTCCTTTACGTCCCTATTCCCACCAAGCTCACGATAACGAAGCAGTAGCCAGGCCCATTCATACTGATGGCCGGGCTCCCGTCGACGCCCCACAAGCGATGCCAACGGCGACAAGTCGCCCGAAACGAATTCACGCACGGCTCCAGTCGCGGGGTCGATGAAGAATTTCTCGGCAAGAGCGACATACCGATCAGCCCGCTCCAGCCAGGTTCTATTGCCGATCAATTCGACGGCTTGGAGCAGTGCCTCCAACATGTGCATCTGAGGGTTCTGGGCACGCAGGTCCCCCAGCTGAGGCCTTTGACGGGCCATCTCGTCGTCTTCGAAAAGGGCGCCGGTCTCAGGCTCGGTCAGCGTCTCGATAAATTCCCACAGCTGTGAAATCGTCTGTGCGTCGACGGCGGAAGGATCTGCCTTACGCAAGGTCACAAGAGCGAGAAGAGCAAAGGACTGGTCATAGGCCCGACATAGATTATCGGCTGGAGCAGCGCTTGCACGTCCGTCGCATTCGACTGCGTAACGATAGCCTCCCTCCGAGGAGCGCAGATGAGCCATCATGAAGTCGTTTATGTCTCGTGCAGCCCTCAGAAGCGAGGCGTCACCCGTATGGAGATAGAGATGCGAAAGAGAGAATACCGTCCTTGCATGCGCTAGCGTTGATTTCATCTCCCCGACAACTGCGTGTCCGTCGGAGTCGAGACGCTGCACGACGCCTCCATACTCGCGGTCGCGCGCAAGATCGATCCAGGCCGGTACGAAGTCGGTCGCAAACTTGCTGGCGGTTAACATCAAACCGCCTCCGATTGGCTTGCTTCGAAGAAGTGGGGTAGCGCTTCTGCGATTACAGGAAGGTCGTCGAGGATCTGGCGCAAGTGAGCACGCATCGCCATTTCCGCGGCGTCTGAATTGTGGCTGCTGATCGCATCCACGATCTGTTTATGCTGCTGAAGAAGCTGGTCGCGCGGGAAGTGTCGCGCGTTGAGATATCGCATACGGTCCATTTGTGTTTTGAGAGGCTGAAGAATTTCCCAGCTCTGGCGCTGGCCTGCAGCCTCTGCAAGAAGACGATGAAACTGTTCGTCAAGTGCGAGAAACTTCTGCGGCTCCGGCCCTTCCAGCACCTCTTCCTGAGCGGAGAGATTGGCCTTGAGGTCTTCAAGAAGTTGCTTGCTTGGCTGATTTGCCACCAATCGGACGATATCGGCTTCGACAGCTTCGCGGACGAACCTGGCCGAGGTCACAGCATCGATGCGGATCCGGCTGACATATGTCCCGCGCTGAGGCCTGATCTCAAGAAGGCCCTCCTCAGCGAGCTTGATGAAGGCCTCGCGGACAGGTTGACGGCTCACAGTAAAGAGATTGGCTAGGTCGAGCTCGGATAGGCGGGTGCCAGGCAATAACTCTCCCCGCAATATCCACTCACGAATGATGCGCCACAACTGAGGACCAATCGGCGCCTCTAGCGTCACCCTCGGCGGCACGGGAAATGTAGTCCCAGCTCGTGTGTTCATGATCTTAACTCCACCCGCAGTCAGCTTGTCTTCTACTAGCATACTAGTCAACCCCCTTTCCTGATGTTACTCATTGGCAGACGAGCAACGACGGGAGAAAACGAGATGCGGCAGACATGGCGCTGGTTTGGGCCGAAGGACCGTGTGTCCATCGATGACATGATGCAAGCAGGTGTCGAAGGCGTCGTCTCCGCTCTCCATCATGTACCAACAGGCACCGCATGGCGTCTGCAAGATATTGAAGCACGGCAGCTTGAAATCGGACGCATGAAGGACGGCTCATCCTCCGGGCTAGCCTGGGAGGTGGTTGAAAGCATACCTGTTTCAGAGGACATCAAGAGACAGACCGGTGATTGGAAGGCCCATGTTCGGGCATGGAAGACTACTCTTGAGAACCTCAACTCCGCAGGGATTCAGACAATTTGTTACAATTTCATGCCGGTGCTCGACTGGACGCGAACAGCTCTCGCTCACCGACTCCCCAATGGTGCGACATGCATGCGGTTCGATCTGATAGATTTCGCCGCTTTCGACATCCACATTCTTTGCCGCAAGGGTGCTGTGGAGAGCTTCCCTGAAGATATCGGTGAGCTTGCCAAAGAGCGGTTTGCGCAAATGTCGGAGGAGCGCAAGCACGAACTGGCACGCGATGTGGTTTTCGGGCTACCGGGAGCCGCAGAGAACTTCTCTCTCGATGATGTTCGCACCCACCTCTCGCTGTATGCCGAAATCTCCGAGGACCGTCTTCGGCAGCATCTGATTGACTTTCTCTCCGAAGTCGCACCGGTTGCGGAATCGCTTGGCATGCGCCTGTGTTGTCACCCTGACGATCCGCCATTTTCCCTGCTCGGACTGCCGCGTGTCATGTCCACGGAAGCGCATTATCGTGCAGTACTTGATGCAGTGAACCTCCCCTCGAACGGCGCTACTTTGTGCTCGGGATCGCTTGGCACTCGACCGGATAATGATCTTCCGGGGATGATGGAACGGTTGGGG from Pseudorhizobium banfieldiae encodes the following:
- a CDS encoding AGE family epimerase/isomerase → MLTASKFATDFVPAWIDLARDREYGGVVQRLDSDGHAVVGEMKSTLAHARTVFSLSHLYLHTGDASLLRAARDINDFMMAHLRSSEGGYRYAVECDGRASAAPADNLCRAYDQSFALLALVTLRKADPSAVDAQTISQLWEFIETLTEPETGALFEDDEMARQRPQLGDLRAQNPQMHMLEALLQAVELIGNRTWLERADRYVALAEKFFIDPATGAVREFVSGDLSPLASLVGRRREPGHQYEWAWLLLRYRELGGNRDVKEHAARMSAFADRSGIRSDRGPMQGAPYNALDAEGRPTETSHLLWPLTELGKLACMRHMQGQPGAGERAQDMERLIFSRFFAAEKITWVNQLDGSGAVLSSNALSRLIYHVLLFVTEGVRAGLWNLQRNHSQ
- a CDS encoding GntR family transcriptional regulator; its protein translation is MLVEDKLTAGGVKIMNTRAGTTFPVPPRVTLEAPIGPQLWRIIREWILRGELLPGTRLSELDLANLFTVSRQPVREAFIKLAEEGLLEIRPQRGTYVSRIRIDAVTSARFVREAVEADIVRLVANQPSKQLLEDLKANLSAQEEVLEGPEPQKFLALDEQFHRLLAEAAGQRQSWEILQPLKTQMDRMRYLNARHFPRDQLLQQHKQIVDAISSHNSDAAEMAMRAHLRQILDDLPVIAEALPHFFEASQSEAV
- the uxuA gene encoding mannonate dehydratase — protein: MRQTWRWFGPKDRVSIDDMMQAGVEGVVSALHHVPTGTAWRLQDIEARQLEIGRMKDGSSSGLAWEVVESIPVSEDIKRQTGDWKAHVRAWKTTLENLNSAGIQTICYNFMPVLDWTRTALAHRLPNGATCMRFDLIDFAAFDIHILCRKGAVESFPEDIGELAKERFAQMSEERKHELARDVVFGLPGAAENFSLDDVRTHLSLYAEISEDRLRQHLIDFLSEVAPVAESLGMRLCCHPDDPPFSLLGLPRVMSTEAHYRAVLDAVNLPSNGATLCSGSLGTRPDNDLPGMMERLGDRVHFLHLRNVTRESGGLIGSFYEAEHLGGGTDMVALIAAVLRQEAKRRQAGRLDVSIPFRPDHGQDILDDLGRSAQPGYPAIGRLKGLAELRGILTALSHPVEGIRD